A stretch of DNA from Macrotis lagotis isolate mMagLag1 chromosome X, bilby.v1.9.chrom.fasta, whole genome shotgun sequence:
TGGGATACAAGAGAGCTgagcccagaatcaggaagacccggACTCAGTTGACctgagcaagacatttaaccaCTGTCtggttcagtttcttcaacaatCAGATGGGAATAAGAGTAATATCTacttctcagggttattgtgcTCTCCCTCCGACTGTAGCCCTGCATCCCAATTCTAGTCATCATCTTAATCTCACAGAGCTGGGACAACTGGCTAGCACATAGCAGATCTTGTTTTTAGGGCACAGAGCATGTAGAAGTCCTATTTAATTTCAAGCTGAAAATTGTAGCCTCTATTGCTCTCCCAGTTCTAGCCATCATCTTATCTTCACAGAGTTGAGACAGTtgattaaggaaactgaggtaggtaTTTGGGAAGGGACTCACCTAAGGTCACTCTAGTCGGGGATGCCACAGAAACTCGatattccctctctctctcccccagtgAAAATTCACATTTCTGCAGCTTATAAAAtgtgttcctcacaacaaccctgtgaggtaggtagtatTTATTgctctccccattttacaaaggaagaagctgaggttcagtgacttggctaaggtcaccTGATTGATGTTGAAATTCTTTGttctaacttttatttcttctgagtaTCACCCACTGGCTCAGTCTCTTCAGGTCAACCAGTCTGACTCTCTGGTCCTTTGGATCGGCCCTTAGTTTGTAGGGGTTTGTAACACTGTCTTGCTACATTTCAGATCTGGCTTCTTAATGGCATCCCACATCAATAGCAACTCATAGGGTAAGAAGCGATGGACCACGAGCAAGTCCTGGTAGAAGCAGGGGTTGAAGGACCCTATGCGGCGTGATGGTGATTGGATACCCACCACTTTAACACCCATATGTCTGACTGGTGTCAGTCCTTCGTGTTCCAGGCACATGCCCAGATAGACGTCATCGATCGGGATGAGAGGTATTAGATGGGAGGCCCGTCGGATGGCGCGAGTCGTGAATCGAGACATCAGGATCCCACCACCTGCACAATAGGGGGGGTACCTGTTTTCCTTCACCACCAGCTCTGGGACAAAGTATTTGCTCCATGGTACACGGATGGGTCCCACGTTGCTGATGACATAACCAACGTACAGGTGCTCATCCGCTTTATTACTCTGCAAATATATCATCAAGTTGTCTGGGTGGACGAAGACATCATCATCGCCATTGAAGATGAAGGCAGCATCAGGGCACTGGACAGCCTGCCACTCCAGAAACAGCACCTGCCATAGGAAGGAGAGCAAGAGGTAGAACGCTGAGCTCTCCCAAGGGCAAAGACCTCACCTGTTTATGGTCTCTGAGGTTCTCCATGGACCATGAAGCAGCTTCCCATTCTTAACCTCATCAGTTACTAATACCACTTCTCTGAGGGAGGTTAGAGAAGGATTTCCTCCCCATTTTACCAGTAAGGAAATTGGGGTCTGGAGAAGACTAACAGAATCGTATCCAGAAATCTGATGACTTCAAAACTAGGAGGGATTTTTGAGTTCATTCAGCCTAGTACATCCCAAACTCTTGGTATTTGAAATACCCTGATGGGACCTTCCATGCTAACCTAGGGAACAGGCCGGAAACATGATGCCTGTAATAAGGGGACTAGTGCtggagaaatatagaaattgaacTGAGCTTGATACTAAAAATGGTAATAAGTATTTCTGAATTATTTCCCCTCTGAATCTGGAGATggcagatctggcctcagatcccTCCACAGATGCTGGCTTGCTAGGAAACTAGCTAGggtaaggaaagggaataaaaaatcttcatgggggcggctaggtggcacaacggatagagcagcaaccctggagtcaggagtacctgggttcaaatctggtcacagacacttaataattacctagctgtgtggccttgggcaagccacttaaccccatttcccttgcaaaaaaccctaaaataaaaaaaaaatcttcattgagGATTTAAGGTGTTATAGAATTGTGAGTTTTATTATTAAATAGTCTCTAATtaaacagagaatgtcagagatgggagaacaatagatcaaaaatatttttcaacttaGGACTTGCTAAGCATTAGAAACAAAAGAGGGGATTGAGAGTCCCTACCTTCAAGCACTTTATATTCCTCTGGGTAAAAGGAAGGAggataaataaatttagaatatataaaacataaatacaaaatgaagggGGACAGAAAGAGGTTCTGAATGAAGTTCTGAAAAGGTCCCTCCCAACTGATGTCCTGCTCCACCCATCTCTAACATCTTCTAGCCTAAGGTTTCTCAAGCTCCAATACCTTTGATCTTATGATTCTGTGAATTTGCTATTTGACATTTTAGAAAGATGTCTCTGGTATCGACTCAGCCAGTCCCTTGTCGCTATGTTAAATAGTAAGTCTCAGTGACAGCTACTTTGAGAAGTCCTGCCTAGTCCAATACTCTCAAAGACCAGAGGAaccatgacttgttcaaggtcacacagtagatTGAAAACAAGTAGAATCAGGATGGCAGCCCAGGGTGCTTTTTCACCACAATGCCAAGAGAaagatattactattattaatagaGAAGATAGATACTAATTGGGCATGTTTGGGAGGAGCTGGAGAGAGAGACATCCCAGGTCAGGGAGTGGGCCAGGTTTCAGAGTGCTATCGCAGATCCAGATAGTGGAGTTTGAGATCAGAAAGGAATGAGGTACCTTTACCTCCCACCCCTGAGTCTGCCACTCACCTGCTTCAGGGTTAGATTGAAGAAAGAGTCATAGAAATCCCACTGGAGAATATCACCATAGGTCTGAGCCTCCATAGCCAGAAGCTGGTTCACTTTTTGAGCTTCCAGGACATCAGCATCAGTCCCTACCAAGAAGAGGCGGCGGATGGTGGCTCCCTTGACCTCTCGCTCCTGCCCCCATGTCCGACGAATGAGATCCCGTCTCTCATAGTTCTTCGGTGATGACTTGATGGCCAGGAGGAGGAAGACAGGACCCAAGTCCCCAGAGGACCCTGTACATTTATTTGAGGGGACATCCTGAAGGATAGGGAAATCCCGGCAATGTTTGTAAAGAAGGAAGTCCTGGATATGCCTGGGCTGGGCTGAGAAACCAGATAAGTTGGCTGCAGAAACATTGGCAAAGCAGGGTTCCAGAGGTCGTTTCGATAGGGCTAGGGTTTGGGGCTCCATGATCCTTTGCTGATGCTGGGGCTCCTGAATCACTTTGTCCTGGGGATCAGAGTTTTCTGAGTCTTGGGAACGGGTCCTGTGGAAGAGCTCCAAGTCATGGTCATGGAAGAAAAATAGGATCCCAACCACTAAGGCCAGGAAGATCAAAGCTTGAGTGCATCTCTTCTTGGGCCGTGGCATTATTTCCTGGAATAcaaaagagaaggaggacagGTCCCATAAGAGAAAATCTTAGGCTTGGGGGAGGAATGTGTGTCCTGAATTtatatgtgaccttgagaaagtcacttctttctgggccttggtttctatatctgtaaaatgaggaggttggataaGTGATCTGCTAATCTCAAATCCAACATCTGTTAATTCTGACagcctgtgttctaagggcccatCCAGTTCTGACATCCTGAGTTCCAAGTGTCCTCCCAGTTCTGTCATTCTCTATTCTAAGGACCCTCTAAATCCTgccattctctgttctaaggtccctcccactctgccattctttgttctaagggccctcccagttctaatattttgtgttctaaggtgTCCTCCAAGCTCTGACGTTCTAAAGGCACTCCTAAACTTGGCATTCTtgctctgaggtcctttccagttctcatATTCTATGGTCTAAGTGTCCTCTCAAGCTCAATTAACTTGAAATTAGGGGGAAATTTAAGTAatataaaaagatagaaataaatatttattaaaaaaaaagtaaagtcagAACTTGAAATTAGCTTCCCTCTAACTTTTCCTTGCTGCCTCTAGTTCTGTTCTCTTGGGTCAAAGAACACAAGTCAGTTACTCCTGTCCTTTCATGGTCCTTTAGTTaggtggttttttaaaaattcactttgcttttattttccaaTCCAAATTCTTTCACCCCACCCCATACCACCTTCCATaggagaaggcaagcaaagcaaaaCTCATTACAAATATTTAGTTTGCAAAACACATCCCATATTaaccatttcttttaaaaagaaagagaaaagggagaaaggagagagagaaggaaggagagagggagacagcaaaagagggacagggggagagaggaaggaagagagggagggagggagggagggagggaagaaggaagggagaaaggaaggggagaggagagagctaaagagggaaagaggaaagggagagaaaaaggaaggaaggaaggaaggaaggaaggaaggaaggaaggaaggaaggaaggaaggaaggaaggaaaagagggagggagggagccaaagatggaaagaggaagggaggaaagagggaagagaagaagggaagaaggaagaaagaaagaaaagaaagaagggaggaaagcaggaatgaaagaaagaagaaagaaaggaagggagagagggaggaagagaaggagggagagagttaaagagggaaagaggatgggagagaagaatggagaaaagaaggaaggaaggaaggaaggaaggaaggaaggaaggaaggaaggaaggaaggaaggaagggagggagggagggagggagggacactTCAGTCTGCTCTGAGTCTATGTCAATTATCTACTTGGAGGTAGGCAGTATTCTTCAGTTTTTGTCCTTTGGAATCCTGGTGGGTCATTGTGTTGATTAGAGttcccaagtctttcaaagttgattatctttctctataattttataaataatgattGTAAATAGtgatattatttattcttattatgctttaaattgttttttgattctctttagatatttgaaaacatcttgacttggagtcagatgATGAGATTGAATTCCGAGCTGAGACTCTTCCCATGTGCCCCTCCATGGGCACCTCTCTGGGGCTTGGGTTTTTCATGTGTCAAATAAAGGTGTGGGACTAGTAGAACAAGACTGCTATGATCCCATgacctcccctctccccacaccCCAGCCTCTCTTCTCCCGGGGTAAACATTCTTGCTTTTTCCTACTCATCCTCCTTGCCACACACCTGGTTCTCAGCCTTCTCACTATCTTGGTTGCCCACTGTTCTGACCTGCTCACCTTTCTGTTGTTCCTCTGGAACTATAGCCCCTAAATTAGGCTTTTTTCAGGTATTTCTTCCTGGAGTAGAAACCAGCAGGACGGCTTTCTTCCCTTAGTCTGGAAGCTCTATTTCTCAATTCAGCCTAAAGTTACAATAGTATGGCATCAGGGGTGAGGTCCTCCTGCCAGCTCATGTCACACTGTGTTCAATATATCACATATTCTTGATCACAAGAATTTCTGGTTTCCTTAGGTAAACCCAAACTTGTACTTGTGCACCTGCATTTCAGAACAGAAGTATTCACTCTAAAGGGAGAAGTTGGTTCCCCCAGAGCCCTCTGGGCTAGTGGTATCCCATGCCTCTGGAGATCATGAAGGGAGGTTCAGGGGAAGTTGCAATAGGGTGGGCGAGGTATTAGAaacatgatgtttgtccttctttctcaaagaagaccatgacatcagggagatgatgacatgacaagcacatgaattggatttagtctcactttctccagagccatctgggtccaatggccagatatgaatcaggacccctggagatggttctggatatgaggcagtcaggacgaagtgacttgtccaaggccacacatctggtaagtgtcaaatgtctgaggtctgatttgaacccaggtcctcctgactccaagtccattgtgccacctagaaaTACACCCTCTGGAGAGGAAGCAAGCCCCACCCCCATCAAATGTCAATCACCTGCAGCAAAGATTCATTCCTCCCCTGCTAGTTATAGCTCTGGTGCCCCAGAATCCCCACTCCTCTGGCCTCTCTGGGCACTTTCAGTCTATTTGCACATCATCATCCTCCCCTAATCTGTCCGTGCATTGTTCActggcaactagatggtacagtgagtAGAGTAGAAGTCAGGAGAGCACTGACcagctgagtgatcttgggcaggtcacttaacctgattgccttgcatccagggctagcATCCATCAGTCATCctaatctatatctggccactagacccaaatgactctggaggaaaaaatgaggctggtgccttagcaATACAATTTACATgtatcatggccttcttcaaaaatgaaggacaggggcggctaggtg
This window harbors:
- the B3GNT3 gene encoding N-acetyllactosaminide beta-1,3-N-acetylglucosaminyltransferase 3; the encoded protein is MPRPKKRCTQALIFLALVVGILFFFHDHDLELFHRTRSQDSENSDPQDKVIQEPQHQQRIMEPQTLALSKRPLEPCFANVSAANLSGFSAQPRHIQDFLLYKHCRDFPILQDVPSNKCTGSSGDLGPVFLLLAIKSSPKNYERRDLIRRTWGQEREVKGATIRRLFLVGTDADVLEAQKVNQLLAMEAQTYGDILQWDFYDSFFNLTLKQVLFLEWQAVQCPDAAFIFNGDDDVFVHPDNLMIYLQSNKADEHLYVGYVISNVGPIRVPWSKYFVPELVVKENRYPPYCAGGGILMSRFTTRAIRRASHLIPLIPIDDVYLGMCLEHEGLTPVRHMGVKVVGIQSPSRRIGSFNPCFYQDLLVVHRFLPYELLLMWDAIKKPDLKCSKTVLQTPTN